The proteins below are encoded in one region of Rhizobacter sp.:
- a CDS encoding Ppx/GppA family phosphatase yields MTDSLPPQPGVLGAIDMGSNSFRLELAQLSPGRYKRIDYLKETVRLGAGLDENGLLTEDAMQRGLACLQRFARRLEGIPSERIRAVATQTLREARNRDAFLVRARAALGQPIEVISGREEARLIFAGVARLQPSDDWRLVIDIGGRSTEMILGQGRMPLRAESFQVGSVSLSMRYFGDGRFTESAFRAAQVAAGAELEEALVPFASRHWKEALGSSGTAGAVSQLLEANGITDGTITPYGLRWCMEQCLRAGRVDRLSLPGMKDDRRAVIGGGLSILYTLATHFDIAELQPAKGALRQGVIYDLDERLGTTPGGTRPSHDVRDASVAELQLRFEVDVPQARRVAEVALALHAAVAPSADPALARELGWAAALHEMGMMVSHHDHHRHSAYLLGHVDAAGFSQSQQRRLAELVLAQRGGLRKVEAQLGQDGFAWQALCLRLAIIVCHARTAVDLGALSLKRRGTEAELAVPPAWAGAHPRTLFLLQEEAAVWGRSGVLHLQIQA; encoded by the coding sequence ATGACTGACTCGCTCCCGCCGCAACCCGGCGTGCTCGGGGCCATCGACATGGGCTCCAACAGCTTCCGCCTGGAGCTGGCCCAGCTGAGCCCCGGCCGCTACAAGCGCATCGACTACCTGAAGGAGACCGTGCGCCTGGGCGCCGGGCTCGACGAAAACGGCCTGCTCACCGAAGACGCCATGCAGCGCGGCCTGGCCTGCCTGCAGCGCTTTGCCAGGCGACTGGAGGGCATCCCGTCCGAGCGCATCCGCGCCGTGGCCACGCAAACGCTGCGCGAAGCCCGCAACCGCGATGCCTTCCTCGTGCGCGCCCGTGCCGCGCTCGGCCAGCCGATCGAGGTGATCTCGGGCCGTGAAGAGGCCCGCCTCATCTTCGCCGGGGTGGCCCGGCTGCAACCGTCGGACGACTGGCGCCTCGTCATCGACATCGGCGGGCGCTCCACCGAGATGATCCTCGGCCAGGGCCGCATGCCCCTGCGGGCCGAGTCGTTCCAGGTCGGCAGCGTGAGCCTGTCGATGCGCTACTTCGGCGACGGGCGTTTCACCGAAAGCGCCTTCCGCGCCGCCCAGGTGGCGGCCGGTGCCGAGCTGGAAGAAGCCCTCGTGCCCTTCGCCTCGCGGCACTGGAAAGAAGCCCTCGGCTCCTCGGGCACCGCAGGCGCCGTGTCGCAGCTGCTCGAAGCCAACGGCATCACCGACGGCACGATCACCCCCTACGGCCTGCGCTGGTGCATGGAGCAATGCCTGCGCGCCGGCCGCGTCGACCGGCTCAGCCTGCCCGGCATGAAGGACGACCGCCGCGCCGTCATCGGCGGCGGCCTGTCCATCCTCTACACGCTGGCCACGCATTTCGACATCGCCGAGCTGCAGCCCGCCAAAGGCGCCCTGCGCCAGGGCGTGATCTACGACCTCGACGAGCGGCTGGGCACTACCCCCGGCGGCACCCGCCCGAGCCATGACGTGCGCGACGCCTCGGTGGCCGAGCTGCAGCTGCGCTTCGAGGTCGACGTGCCGCAGGCCCGGCGCGTGGCCGAGGTGGCGCTCGCGCTGCACGCCGCGGTCGCCCCCAGCGCCGACCCGGCCCTCGCCCGCGAGCTGGGCTGGGCCGCCGCGCTGCACGAGATGGGCATGATGGTCTCGCACCACGACCACCACCGCCACAGCGCCTACCTGCTCGGCCACGTCGACGCGGCGGGTTTCTCGCAGTCGCAGCAGCGCCGCCTCGCCGAGCTGGTGCTCGCGCAACGCGGCGGGTTGCGCAAGGTGGAAGCGCAGCTGGGGCAGGACGGCTTCGCGTGGCAGGCGCTGTGCCTGCGCCTCGCGATCATCGTGTGCCATGCGCGCACCGCGGTCGACCTCGGCGCCCTGAGCCTGAAGCGCCGCGGCACCGAGGCCGAACTCGCGGTGCCGCCGGCCTGGGCGGGTGCGCACCCGCGCACCCTCTTCCTGCTGCAGGAAGAAGCGGCGGTGTGGGGGCGCAGCGGCGTGCTGCACCTGCAGATCCAGGCGTGA
- the sixA gene encoding phosphohistidine phosphatase SixA, with the protein MDLILWRHAEAVPEREGLDDLDRPLTPKGERQAQRMAEWLNHRLAHSTRILVSPALRTQQTAKALDRSFKTVKAIAPDASATAVLSAARWPESSEPVLIVGHQPTLGHVAALLLGEVAQSWVIKKGAVWWLRSRERETGSQVVLQAVQSPDCL; encoded by the coding sequence ATGGACCTGATCCTGTGGCGGCACGCCGAAGCCGTGCCCGAGCGCGAGGGGCTCGATGACCTCGATCGCCCGCTCACGCCCAAGGGCGAGCGCCAGGCGCAGCGCATGGCCGAGTGGCTGAACCACCGGCTCGCGCACTCCACGCGCATCCTCGTGAGCCCGGCGCTGCGCACCCAGCAGACCGCCAAGGCGCTCGACCGCAGCTTCAAGACGGTGAAGGCCATCGCGCCCGATGCCTCGGCCACGGCCGTGCTCTCGGCGGCACGCTGGCCCGAGTCGAGCGAGCCGGTGCTCATCGTCGGGCATCAACCGACGCTTGGCCACGTGGCCGCGCTGCTGCTGGGCGAAGTCGCCCAGAGCTGGGTCATCAAGAAGGGTGCGGTCTGGTGGCTGCGCAGCCGCGAGCGCGAGACCGGCAGCCAGGTGGTGCTGCAGGCGGTGCAGTCGCCCGACTGCCTGTGA
- the ppk1 gene encoding polyphosphate kinase 1, with amino-acid sequence MTPVPITRTLALLNRESSILAFNRRVLAQARRDDVPLLERLRYICIVSSNMDEFFEVRFADYIEAARQPGAGVSHRDLEVVAMDAHRLIDDQYRCFNDEVMPALEREGIRILNHGDRNEAQRRWVDNFFQRQVRPLLVPVGLDPSHPFPQVANKSLNFIVRLGGQDAFGRENSIAIVKVPRVLPRVIRLPDEIAGGGQGFVLLTSVIRAHLAELFPGREVEAFSQFRLTRDSDLAVDEEDVVNLRQALRSGLTTRHFGQAIRLEVVNTCPPELSAFLLAQFALPEAALYQVNGPVNLVRLNALIDAADAPHLRFPPHEASWPRRLSRDESIFKHLSEVGDVLMHHPFQSFDPVVQFLREAVEDPDVLAIKQTIYRTGSESPLMDLLIEAARRGKEVMAVVELKARFDEEANINWAERLEAVGAQVVYGIVGLKTHAKLLLVTRREGNRLRRYTHLSTGNYNPKTARLYTDVGYLTADPELTSDADAVFQQLASLGKTRPMKQLLQAPFTLHKQMLRLVEQVAQAARDGKPARIVAKVNALTDVPLIDALVAAGQAGASIDLIVRGACMLPPGIPGLTDRIRVRSVVGRLLEHSRVLYFRWGPGDDDEALYLSSADWMSRNMFRRIEVAWPVRDAKLRQRVIDECLVPYLHDSQDAWELRADGEYERVGLEGPSAQRALMERYAAGG; translated from the coding sequence ATGACCCCGGTGCCCATAACAAGAACCCTGGCTCTGCTCAACCGCGAAAGCTCCATCCTCGCCTTCAACCGCCGGGTGCTGGCCCAGGCGCGGCGTGACGATGTGCCACTGCTGGAGCGGCTGCGCTACATCTGCATCGTCTCGTCCAACATGGACGAGTTCTTCGAGGTGCGCTTCGCCGACTACATCGAGGCTGCGCGACAGCCGGGGGCGGGGGTGTCCCACCGCGACCTCGAGGTGGTGGCGATGGATGCCCACCGCCTGATCGACGACCAGTACCGCTGCTTCAACGACGAGGTGATGCCGGCCCTCGAGCGCGAAGGCATCCGCATCCTCAACCACGGTGACCGCAACGAAGCGCAGCGCCGCTGGGTCGACAACTTCTTCCAGCGCCAGGTGCGCCCGTTGCTCGTGCCGGTGGGGCTCGACCCGTCGCACCCGTTTCCGCAGGTGGCCAACAAGTCGCTCAACTTCATCGTGCGCCTGGGCGGGCAAGACGCCTTCGGCCGCGAGAACAGCATCGCCATCGTCAAGGTGCCGCGCGTGCTGCCGCGGGTGATCCGCCTGCCCGATGAGATCGCCGGCGGCGGCCAGGGCTTCGTGCTGCTGACGAGCGTGATCCGCGCCCACCTGGCCGAGCTCTTCCCAGGCCGCGAGGTGGAGGCGTTTTCTCAGTTCCGCCTCACCCGCGATTCCGACCTCGCGGTGGACGAGGAAGACGTGGTCAACCTGCGCCAGGCCTTGCGCTCGGGGCTGACCACCCGGCACTTCGGCCAGGCCATCCGCCTGGAGGTGGTGAACACCTGCCCGCCCGAACTCTCGGCCTTCCTGCTCGCGCAGTTCGCCCTGCCCGAGGCGGCGCTCTACCAGGTGAACGGCCCGGTGAACCTGGTGCGCCTCAACGCGCTGATCGATGCCGCCGACGCGCCGCACCTGCGTTTCCCGCCGCACGAGGCCTCGTGGCCGCGCCGCCTGTCGCGCGACGAATCCATCTTCAAGCACCTGAGCGAAGTGGGCGACGTGCTGATGCACCACCCGTTCCAGTCGTTCGACCCGGTGGTGCAGTTCCTGCGCGAAGCCGTCGAAGACCCCGACGTGCTGGCCATCAAGCAGACCATCTACCGCACCGGCAGCGAGTCGCCGTTGATGGACCTGCTGATCGAAGCCGCGCGCCGCGGCAAGGAAGTGATGGCGGTGGTGGAGCTGAAGGCCCGCTTCGACGAAGAGGCCAACATCAACTGGGCCGAGCGGCTGGAAGCCGTGGGCGCGCAGGTGGTGTACGGCATCGTGGGCTTGAAGACGCACGCGAAGCTGCTGCTCGTGACGCGCCGCGAAGGCAACCGCCTGCGCCGCTACACGCACCTGTCGACCGGCAACTACAACCCCAAGACCGCGCGGCTCTACACCGACGTGGGCTACCTCACGGCCGACCCCGAGTTGACCTCGGATGCCGACGCCGTCTTCCAGCAGCTCGCAAGCCTCGGCAAGACGCGACCGATGAAGCAGCTGCTGCAGGCGCCGTTCACGCTGCACAAGCAGATGCTGCGGCTGGTGGAGCAGGTGGCGCAGGCCGCGCGTGACGGCAAGCCGGCGCGCATCGTCGCCAAGGTCAATGCGCTGACCGACGTGCCGCTGATCGACGCGCTCGTCGCCGCCGGGCAAGCCGGTGCCAGCATCGACCTCATCGTGCGCGGCGCCTGCATGCTGCCGCCCGGCATTCCGGGCCTGACCGACCGCATCCGGGTGCGCTCGGTGGTGGGCCGTCTGCTGGAGCATTCACGGGTGCTGTACTTCCGCTGGGGGCCGGGCGACGACGACGAGGCGCTTTACTTGTCGAGCGCCGACTGGATGAGCCGCAACATGTTCCGCCGCATCGAGGTGGCCTGGCCGGTGCGCGACGCCAAGCTGCGCCAGCGGGTGATCGACGAATGCCTGGTGCCGTATTTGCACGACAGCCAGGACGCCTGGGAGCTCCGCGCCGATGGCGAGTACGAACGTGTGGGCCTCGAGGGCCCGAGCGCGCAACGCGCCTTGATGGAACGTTACGCAGCGGGAGGCTGA
- a CDS encoding glycosyltransferase family 1 protein: MKIALVTDAWRPQVNGVVTTLVELEEGLSAMGHEVVLVEPSGFRRFPCPGYREIELAWRPGRKVAAMLDEAQADAIHIATEGPLGSAARAHCLKRGWAFTTAFHTRFPDILAKALHIPERWGYAWFRRFHAPSSGIMVPTTGMLDILRGHGFAPLKPWSHGVDLSLFKPIDGADLGLPRPVFLYVGRVSYEKNLEAFLKLDLPGSKLVYGVGPLEETLKRKYPEVHWHGVVPRPELVKIYSAADAFVFPSCSETFGLVMLEAMACGTPVAAFPVPGPLDVVAPQHDEHDGGVLHDDLRVAALAALKIPREAARRRALQFDWTAVCHQFVSHLVPSCHTSIEAVTKSSQNLHRLA; this comes from the coding sequence ATGAAGATCGCCCTCGTCACCGACGCCTGGCGGCCACAGGTCAATGGCGTGGTGACCACGCTGGTGGAGCTGGAGGAGGGCTTGTCGGCGATGGGGCACGAGGTGGTGCTGGTCGAGCCCTCGGGGTTCCGGCGGTTCCCCTGCCCAGGCTACCGCGAGATCGAGCTGGCCTGGCGGCCCGGCCGCAAGGTGGCGGCGATGCTCGATGAAGCCCAGGCCGACGCCATCCACATCGCCACCGAAGGGCCGCTCGGCTCGGCGGCGCGGGCGCATTGCCTGAAGCGCGGCTGGGCGTTCACGACCGCCTTCCACACCCGCTTCCCCGACATCCTCGCCAAGGCGCTGCACATTCCGGAGCGCTGGGGCTACGCCTGGTTCCGCCGCTTCCACGCGCCGTCGAGCGGGATCATGGTGCCCACCACCGGCATGCTCGACATCCTGCGCGGGCATGGTTTTGCGCCGCTCAAGCCCTGGTCGCACGGGGTCGACCTGAGCCTCTTCAAGCCCATCGACGGCGCCGACCTGGGCCTGCCGCGGCCAGTGTTTCTCTACGTGGGCCGGGTCAGCTACGAGAAGAACCTCGAAGCCTTCCTCAAGCTCGACCTGCCGGGCTCGAAGCTCGTCTACGGCGTGGGCCCGCTGGAAGAGACCCTGAAGCGCAAGTACCCCGAGGTCCACTGGCACGGCGTGGTGCCGCGGCCGGAGTTGGTCAAGATCTACAGCGCGGCCGATGCCTTCGTGTTCCCGAGCTGCTCAGAGACCTTCGGCCTCGTGATGCTGGAGGCGATGGCCTGCGGCACGCCGGTGGCCGCCTTCCCGGTGCCGGGCCCGCTCGACGTGGTGGCCCCCCAGCACGACGAACACGATGGCGGCGTGTTGCACGACGATCTGCGCGTGGCGGCGCTGGCTGCGCTGAAGATCCCGCGCGAGGCGGCCCGCCGGCGCGCCCTGCAGTTCGACTGGACGGCGGTGTGTCATCAATTCGTCAGCCACCTCGTGCCGAGCTGTCACACGAGCATCGAGGCTGTCACCAAATCGTCGCAAAACCTTCATAGACTGGCCTGA
- a CDS encoding UDP-2,3-diacylglucosamine diphosphatase, whose amino-acid sequence MQRDAAFLQAWAPRGADLAGGDDSREHEDTPREHKRHYRSVWISDLHLGTPGCQAKALLDFLKHVECETLFLVGDIVDGWQLRRSWYWPQAHNDVVQKLLRKARKGTRVIFIPGNHDEFARKYVGHNFGGIDVAEEWVHETADGRKLWVMHGDYFDGVIQCAKWLAHVGDSLYEFTLKLNRYLNSLRARMGLPYWSLSKYLKLKVKRAVNFIGDFENAVAREARRRGMQGVVCGHIHHAELREIDGITYANDGDWVESLTALAEQADGRLEIVDWAEQMRLRHLAPVVVAEAVA is encoded by the coding sequence ATGCAACGTGACGCAGCATTCCTTCAGGCATGGGCCCCTCGTGGCGCCGATCTCGCGGGTGGTGACGACTCGCGCGAACACGAGGACACCCCGCGCGAGCACAAGCGCCACTACCGCAGCGTGTGGATCTCCGACCTGCACCTGGGCACGCCTGGCTGCCAGGCCAAAGCGCTGCTCGACTTCCTGAAGCACGTGGAGTGCGAGACGCTCTTCCTCGTGGGCGACATCGTCGACGGCTGGCAACTCCGCCGCAGCTGGTACTGGCCGCAGGCGCACAACGACGTGGTGCAGAAACTGCTGCGCAAGGCGCGCAAGGGCACGCGGGTGATCTTCATCCCGGGCAACCACGACGAGTTCGCGCGCAAGTACGTCGGCCACAACTTCGGCGGCATCGACGTGGCCGAGGAGTGGGTGCACGAGACGGCCGATGGCCGGAAGCTCTGGGTCATGCACGGCGACTATTTCGATGGCGTGATCCAGTGCGCCAAGTGGCTCGCGCACGTGGGTGACTCGCTGTACGAGTTCACGCTCAAGCTCAATCGGTATCTCAACTCGCTGCGCGCGCGCATGGGGCTGCCGTACTGGAGCCTGTCGAAGTACCTGAAGCTCAAGGTCAAGCGCGCCGTCAACTTCATCGGCGACTTCGAGAACGCCGTGGCGCGCGAGGCGCGGCGGCGCGGCATGCAGGGCGTGGTGTGCGGGCACATCCACCACGCCGAGCTGCGCGAGATCGACGGCATCACCTACGCCAACGACGGTGACTGGGTCGAGAGCCTCACCGCGCTGGCCGAGCAGGCCGATGGCCGGCTGGAGATCGTCGATTGGGCCGAGCAGATGCGCCTGCGCCACCTGGCGCCTGTCGTCGTGGCCGAGGCCGTGGCATGA
- the recJ gene encoding single-stranded-DNA-specific exonuclease RecJ, producing MSVTREPTLRLREVPPRTVWALEQAGVHPLLARLYAARGVRSPDEIDDALAGLVAPTQLLGTQAAASFLADAIARKQRICVVADYDCDGATACAVALRGLALLGAEPGTLCHVVPDRAVHGYGLTPAIVDLALQKQPQVLLTVDNGIASLAGVAHARSVGLDVVVTDHHLPAKDQDGTVQLPAATVIVNPNQPDCGFPSKNLAGVGVMFYVLLALRSELRARGVFSAETQPRLDALLDLVALGTVADVVKLDANNRRLVAQGLKRIRAGRMQPGVAALFKAAGRDASRATGFDFGFALGPRINAAGRLSDMSLGIECLLTDDPARATELAQLLDTINRERRDVEAGMREQAEAMLARLMPAGDAPPALAIYDPDFHEGVVGIVASRLKDRVHRPTFVFAMGQDGLLKGSGRSINGFHLRDALDLVSKRHPGVLKKFGGHAMAAGATLAEEDFTTFVDAFQRVATEWLDAATLSRTLMTDGPLPAEYFNLDTVRSLDAQVWGQAFEAPLFSDEVEVVSQRLVGEKHLKLAVRHAGALRDAIWFGHSEPLPDRVTLAYQLRIDEYNGQQRLQMIVEAAR from the coding sequence ATGTCCGTCACCCGAGAGCCCACCCTGCGGTTGCGCGAAGTGCCGCCGCGCACTGTGTGGGCGCTCGAACAGGCCGGCGTGCACCCGCTGCTCGCGCGCCTGTACGCCGCCCGCGGCGTGCGCAGCCCCGACGAGATCGACGACGCGCTGGCCGGCCTGGTGGCGCCCACCCAGCTGCTGGGCACGCAGGCCGCGGCGAGCTTCCTCGCCGACGCCATCGCCCGCAAGCAACGCATCTGCGTCGTGGCCGACTACGACTGCGACGGCGCCACCGCCTGCGCCGTGGCCCTGCGCGGCCTGGCGCTGCTCGGCGCCGAGCCGGGCACGCTGTGCCACGTGGTGCCCGATCGGGCGGTGCACGGCTACGGCCTCACGCCGGCCATCGTCGACCTGGCCCTGCAGAAGCAACCCCAGGTGCTGCTCACGGTCGACAACGGCATCGCGAGCCTCGCCGGCGTGGCGCACGCACGCAGCGTCGGGCTCGATGTGGTGGTGACCGATCACCACCTGCCCGCGAAAGACCAGGACGGCACGGTGCAGCTGCCCGCCGCCACGGTGATCGTGAACCCCAACCAGCCCGACTGCGGCTTCCCGAGCAAGAACCTCGCGGGCGTGGGCGTGATGTTCTACGTGCTGCTGGCGCTGCGCAGCGAGCTGCGCGCACGCGGCGTGTTCAGCGCCGAAACCCAGCCGCGACTCGACGCACTGCTCGACCTCGTGGCCTTGGGCACCGTGGCCGACGTGGTGAAGCTCGATGCGAACAACCGGCGGCTCGTCGCCCAGGGCCTGAAGCGCATCCGCGCCGGCCGCATGCAGCCCGGCGTGGCAGCGCTCTTCAAGGCGGCGGGGCGCGACGCCTCGCGCGCCACCGGCTTCGACTTCGGCTTCGCCTTGGGCCCTCGCATCAACGCGGCGGGCCGACTGTCCGACATGTCGCTCGGCATCGAATGCCTGCTCACCGACGACCCCGCCCGCGCGACCGAACTCGCCCAACTGCTCGACACCATCAACCGCGAACGCCGCGACGTCGAAGCCGGCATGCGCGAGCAGGCCGAAGCCATGCTGGCGCGGCTGATGCCAGCGGGCGACGCACCGCCTGCACTCGCGATCTACGACCCCGACTTCCATGAAGGCGTGGTCGGCATCGTCGCCTCGCGCCTGAAAGACCGCGTGCACCGCCCGACCTTCGTCTTCGCAATGGGGCAGGACGGCCTGCTCAAGGGCTCGGGCCGATCGATCAACGGCTTTCACCTGCGCGACGCGCTCGACCTGGTGAGCAAACGCCACCCCGGCGTGCTGAAGAAGTTCGGCGGGCATGCGATGGCCGCGGGGGCGACGCTCGCCGAAGAAGACTTCACCACCTTCGTCGACGCCTTCCAGCGCGTGGCCACCGAATGGCTCGACGCCGCCACGCTCTCGCGCACGCTGATGACCGACGGGCCGCTGCCCGCCGAGTACTTCAACCTCGACACCGTGCGCTCGCTCGACGCGCAGGTGTGGGGCCAGGCCTTCGAGGCGCCGCTCTTCAGCGACGAGGTGGAGGTGGTCTCGCAGCGCCTGGTCGGCGAGAAGCATTTGAAACTGGCCGTGCGGCATGCGGGCGCGCTGCGCGACGCGATCTGGTTCGGCCACAGCGAGCCGCTGCCCGACCGCGTGACGCTCGCCTACCAGCTGCGCATCGACGAATACAACGGCCAGCAGCGGCTGCAGATGATCGTGGAAGCGGCACGCTGA
- a CDS encoding PQQ-dependent sugar dehydrogenase, with amino-acid sequence MKRPPSQETSASAIDLQRRAGLARLTALCAAISVPLVSCGGGDSPAPPPPPSPPPGPPQTTRLNTTARLTAPWSFVFLPDGRVLVTLKAGQLAVLSADFRTIRTGFSGIPAVNTDSQGGLLDIALDPDYTTTPGSDWVYFSYSEPDGAFLGTAVNRGRLDLVNNQLLDVSRDPLFRQAPKTGIPAHYGSRLAFGGDKTLFITLGEKQSSNLAQDLTTTLGKVVRINRDGSIPGNNPNMGAGARPGIWSYGHRNPQGAAIHPTTGELWISEHGPQGGDEINIARAGQNYGWPLRSYGCNYGDTNANCMIGGGTHAPAYTEPVTWWPGPGNTPPYNSIAPSAIAFYTGPGFPAWQGSLLVGAQAGMALWRLTLSGNTVTARERIWEGERVRCVRQGPDGWIYFITDDGWLYRISR; translated from the coding sequence ATGAAACGCCCACCCTCTCAGGAAACCTCGGCGAGCGCCATCGACCTGCAACGCCGCGCCGGCCTTGCAAGGCTGACCGCCCTGTGCGCCGCAATCAGCGTGCCGCTGGTGAGCTGCGGCGGCGGTGACTCCCCGGCGCCTCCACCGCCTCCCTCGCCACCACCCGGGCCGCCCCAGACCACCCGCCTCAACACCACCGCGCGGCTGACCGCACCCTGGAGCTTCGTCTTCCTGCCCGACGGCCGGGTGCTCGTCACGCTCAAGGCCGGCCAGCTCGCCGTGCTGAGCGCCGACTTCAGGACGATTCGCACCGGCTTCTCCGGCATCCCCGCGGTCAACACCGACAGCCAGGGCGGCCTGCTCGACATCGCGCTCGACCCCGACTACACCACCACCCCGGGGTCGGACTGGGTCTACTTCTCCTACTCCGAGCCCGACGGCGCCTTCCTGGGCACCGCGGTCAACCGCGGCCGGCTCGATCTGGTCAACAACCAGCTGCTCGACGTTTCCCGCGACCCACTGTTCCGCCAGGCGCCGAAGACCGGCATCCCGGCGCACTACGGCTCGCGCCTCGCCTTCGGTGGCGACAAGACGCTCTTCATCACGCTCGGTGAGAAGCAGTCGTCCAACCTTGCGCAAGACCTGACCACCACGCTTGGCAAGGTGGTGCGCATCAACCGCGATGGCAGCATCCCCGGCAACAACCCCAACATGGGCGCGGGCGCACGCCCCGGCATCTGGAGCTACGGCCACCGCAACCCGCAGGGCGCGGCGATCCACCCCACGACCGGCGAGCTGTGGATCAGCGAACACGGGCCTCAGGGCGGCGACGAGATCAACATTGCGCGCGCCGGCCAGAACTACGGCTGGCCCCTGCGCAGCTACGGCTGCAACTACGGCGACACCAACGCCAACTGCATGATCGGCGGCGGCACCCATGCGCCCGCCTACACCGAGCCGGTGACCTGGTGGCCCGGCCCCGGCAACACGCCGCCGTACAACTCCATCGCGCCGAGCGCCATCGCCTTCTACACGGGCCCGGGCTTCCCGGCGTGGCAGGGCAGCCTGCTGGTGGGCGCGCAGGCCGGCATGGCGCTCTGGCGGCTCACGCTCAGCGGCAACACCGTCACCGCCCGCGAGCGCATCTGGGAAGGCGAGCGCGTGCGCTGCGTGCGTCAGGGCCCCGACGGCTGGATCTACTTCATCACCGACGACGGCTGGCTGTACCGCATCAGCCGCTGA
- a CDS encoding PHP domain-containing protein has translation MIRNADLHCHSIVSDGTLEPEALAARAAANGVDLWALTDHDEIAGQQRARAAAHANGMAYLTGTEISITFANTTVHIVGLGFDADDAALAAGLRATRGGREERAREMAAGLAAVGIANAFEGALKYVGNPELISRTHFARFLVETGVCADTSEVFRRFLVEDKPGFVPHRWASLADAVRWITQAGGIAVIAHPGRYKLTPVEEDALFHEFKQHGGQALEVVTGSHTPAEYGIYADLALAHGLLASRGSDFHSPDESHIDLGTLPALPARLTPVWDALASRVHRP, from the coding sequence GTGATCCGCAACGCCGACCTGCACTGCCATTCCATCGTGTCCGACGGCACGCTGGAGCCCGAGGCGCTCGCCGCACGGGCCGCGGCCAACGGGGTCGACCTGTGGGCCCTGACCGACCACGATGAAATCGCCGGCCAGCAGCGCGCCCGCGCCGCCGCCCATGCCAACGGCATGGCCTACCTCACCGGCACCGAGATCTCGATCACCTTCGCCAACACCACGGTCCACATCGTCGGCCTCGGCTTCGATGCCGACGACGCGGCGCTCGCCGCAGGCCTGCGCGCCACGCGCGGTGGCCGCGAAGAGCGGGCGCGCGAGATGGCCGCGGGCCTGGCCGCGGTCGGCATTGCCAATGCCTTCGAAGGCGCGCTGAAGTACGTGGGCAACCCGGAGCTGATCTCGCGCACGCACTTCGCGCGTTTTCTCGTCGAGACCGGCGTGTGCGCCGACACCAGCGAGGTGTTCCGCCGTTTTCTGGTGGAAGACAAGCCCGGCTTCGTGCCGCACCGCTGGGCCTCGCTCGCCGACGCCGTGCGCTGGATCACGCAGGCGGGTGGCATCGCCGTCATCGCGCACCCGGGCCGCTACAAGCTCACGCCGGTGGAAGAAGACGCGCTCTTCCATGAATTCAAGCAGCACGGCGGCCAGGCGCTCGAAGTCGTGACCGGCAGCCACACCCCGGCCGAGTACGGCATCTACGCCGACCTGGCGCTGGCGCACGGCCTGCTGGCCTCGCGCGGCTCCGATTTCCACAGCCCCGACGAAAGCCACATCGACCTCGGCACGCTGCCCGCGCTGCCGGCCCGCCTGACCCCCGTGTGGGACGCGCTCGCCTCGCGCGTGCACCGCCCGTGA
- a CDS encoding DMT family transporter, producing MGLWFVTLDTTAKYLGQVLPIIVGLFARYAVQALLMGGWLALRLLRGGSNLFRSAHPRFQLLRGTLLLATSALLFIGIRNMPVAEFTAVGMLSPVLVTVLAALFLHEKVSPLRLALVAGGFAGALIVVRPGAGIFGWVALIPLTMALVYAGFQLLTRRLSNLEHPLTTHFYTGLVGALVVGAILAFESTAAWDALRSAPPSVWGLLLLVGVAGTVGHLCLILAVGMAPMATLMPFTFLQLGFASVAGYLVFNHVPDGWAFVGIAVVGVCGATSVWLNLRESAAAQRIAPADSALTPD from the coding sequence ATGGGCTTGTGGTTCGTCACGCTCGACACCACCGCCAAGTACCTCGGGCAGGTGCTGCCGATCATCGTGGGCCTCTTCGCGCGCTATGCCGTGCAGGCGCTGCTGATGGGCGGCTGGCTGGCGCTGCGCCTGCTGCGCGGCGGCAGCAACCTCTTTCGCAGCGCGCACCCACGCTTCCAACTCTTGCGCGGCACGCTGCTGCTGGCGACGAGCGCGCTGCTCTTCATCGGCATCCGCAACATGCCGGTGGCCGAGTTCACCGCCGTGGGCATGCTCTCGCCGGTGCTGGTGACGGTGCTGGCCGCACTCTTCCTGCACGAGAAGGTGTCGCCGCTGCGCCTGGCGCTGGTGGCCGGCGGCTTTGCCGGTGCGCTGATCGTCGTGCGGCCCGGGGCCGGCATCTTCGGCTGGGTGGCGCTCATTCCGCTCACGATGGCGCTCGTCTACGCCGGCTTCCAGCTGCTCACACGCCGGCTGTCGAACCTCGAACACCCGCTGACCACCCACTTCTACACCGGGCTCGTGGGCGCGCTCGTGGTGGGCGCGATCCTCGCCTTCGAGTCCACGGCCGCGTGGGACGCGCTGCGCAGCGCACCGCCCTCGGTGTGGGGCTTGCTGCTGCTCGTGGGCGTGGCGGGCACGGTGGGGCACCTGTGCCTCATCCTTGCGGTGGGCATGGCGCCGATGGCCACGCTCATGCCCTTCACCTTCCTGCAGCTGGGCTTCGCGAGCGTGGCGGGCTACCTCGTGTTCAACCACGTGCCCGATGGCTGGGCCTTCGTGGGCATCGCCGTCGTGGGCGTGTGCGGCGCCACCTCGGTGTGGCTCAACCTGCGCGAGAGCGCCGCCGCACAGCGCATCGCGCCGGCCGATTCGGCGCTCACGCCCGACTGA